A single Primulina eburnea isolate SZY01 chromosome 11, ASM2296580v1, whole genome shotgun sequence DNA region contains:
- the LOC140805541 gene encoding uncharacterized protein, with the protein MKLGSTGRTTVVLVRMAAALVHGLGMGLVGSEHGPRKVRARGDHGLRGHIFYNGVDPSVRSMLDATANGSLYRKTPRVALEIISNMAENSAGWPDIKREKKGGVLEMDILNALIAKIDGLAHKFSQLQSNQANQVQGIVIEEQPIFDEEVVNFVGKQWRHQSNPYSSTYNPGWKHHPNLSWKNTENSFNPTHFPPLPILQQVREQVLLVPAAPPGFKQEHQRPIYDDFMMKHFVGMETRLQNHDAFLRRLDAQMGQIANQLANRPLGTLPSDTEKNPKGVNAVSTVIKAEDEEPKRQNSTDMEEWNQRQKILRNRTLTPPLHGRQRKLVDFENVIISEECSAIFQNKLHPKFKDPGSFSIPCTIEALAQMPSYAKFLKDILTIKRKLVDFETVKISEECSAILQNKLPPKFKDPGSFLRSLHHSINLMPYSCFEKLGIGEVKSTTISIQLADRSIKYPKGVLEDVLVKVDKFIFLVDFFVLDMEEDREIPLILGRPFLATGRALIGVQKGELVLRLNDEKVAFNVFCSMKYRGSSDCYRIYAIDDIVECSVHDTFIEDPLEMLLVNPKSTESDR; encoded by the exons ATGAAATTGGGTTCTACAGGACGCACGACGGTTGTTCTGGTTCGCATGGCTGCTGCGTTGGTTCATGGACTTGGAATGGGTTTGGTCGGGTCTGAGCATGGTCCGAGGAAGGTGAGGGCCAGAGGAGATCATGGGTTAAGGGGGCAC ATTTTCTATAACGGAGTTGATCCTTCCGTGCGTTCCATGCTAGATGCGACAGCCAATGGTAGCTTATATAGGAAGACTCCACGAGTTGCACtggaaataatttcaaatatggcCGAAAATAGTGCTGGTTGGCCGGACATTAAACGAGAAAAGAAGGGAGGAGTTCTTGAAATGGATATCTTGAATGCACTTATTGCTAAGATTGATGGGTTGGCCCATAAATTCTCTCAGCTGCAATCAAATCAAGCAAATCAAGTCCAAGGAATAGTCATCGAGGAACAACCCATTTTTGATGAAGAAGTAGTGAATTTTGTGGGGAAGCAATGGAGACATCAATCCAATCCATACAGTTCCACATACAATCCAGGATGGAAGCATCACCCTAATTTGTCTTGGAAGAATACGGAGAATTCCTTTAATCCAACACATTTTCCTCCACTACCCATACTTCAACAAGTGAGAGAACAAGTATTATTGGTACCTGCAGCACCTCCAGGATTCAAGCAAGAACATCAAAGACCAATTtatgatgattttatgatgaaacatttTGTGGGGATGGAGACGAGACTGCAGAATCATGACGCTTTCTTACGAAGGTTGGATGCTCAAATGGGTCAAATAGCCAATCAGTTAGCAAATCGACCTCTTGGAACACTACCAAGCGATACTGAGAAAAATCCGAAAGGAGTGAATGCAGTGAGTACAGTAATCAAGGCCGAGGATGAGGAACCAAAGAGGCAGAATTCTACAGATATGGAGGAATGGAATCAAAGACAGAAAATTCTAAGAAACAGAACACTCACACCACCCCTACACGGAAGACAG AGGAaacttgttgattttgaaaatgttatAATTTCTGAGGAGTGTTCAgctattttccaaaataaactACATCCAAAGTTTAAGGATCCAGGTAGTTTCTCCATTCCTTGCACCATAG AGGCTTTAGCTCAAATGCCttcttatgctaaatttttgaaagatattttgacTATAAAGAGGAaacttgttgattttgaaactgTTAAAATTTCTGAGGAGTGTTCAGCTATTTTGCAAAATAAACTACCTCCAAAGTTTAAGGATCCAGGTAGTTTTCTCCGTTCCTTGCACCATAG CATAAATCTTATGCCTTATTCTTGTTTTGAGAAATTGGGGATTGGAGAAGTTAAATCAACCACTATTTCCATTcaacttgctgatagatctatTAAATATCCTAAAGGGGTTCTAGAGGATGTTTTGGTTAAGgttgataaatttatatttctagTTGACTTTTTTGTGctagacatggaggaggatcgTGAGATCCCCTTAATTTTAGGTCGTCCTTTCTTAGCTACTGGAAGAGCTCTCATAGGCGTGCAAAAAGGTGAGTTAGTTTTGAGGTTGAATGATGAGAAGGTAGCTTTTAATGTTTTTTGTAGTATGAAATATCGTGGATCTTCTGATTGTTATAGAATATATGCCATTGATGATATTGTTGAGTGTAGTGTGCATGATACTTTTATTGAAGACCCACTGGAGATGCTTTTGGTGAACCCAAAGTCCACGGAATCAGACAGATAA